One stretch of Maylandia zebra isolate NMK-2024a linkage group LG13, Mzebra_GT3a, whole genome shotgun sequence DNA includes these proteins:
- the LOC143421791 gene encoding uncharacterized protein LOC143421791 produces the protein MSQNIYQPRFRGPPPRCGGQYGPPGEYNGLRKAFENCRRENLRLRESEYQLRSRLNGLLVERSNLCHKDGLVALREEMESKYKQLEKRNEKLEEENKILEGKQLDLDDLKEKLSDMYSRIKAENEYQQFLREKHSEVQNLKEKCQDMEEEKTKLENKNKELEEEKTKLENKNKELEEEKTKLENKNKELEEEKTKLENKNKELEEEKTKLENKNKELEEEKSKLENKNKELEEEKTKLENKNKELEEEKTKLENKNKELEEEKTKLENKNKELEEEKTKLENKNKELEEEKTKLENKNKELEEEKTKLENKNKELEEEKTKLENKNKELEEEKTKLENKNKELEEEKTKLENKNKELEEEKTKLENKNKEIEQEKKKLEDRNKEFEEEKEKVEDKYTALEQKHKEVQDRSTEMLQEKIQHLQKYEELERIHKELQSRNSEIQEDQKKQKQEELEQKGKEEDEKFDKLQEDFEKIQADNENLKENNTQEIKNDELQVQEKQKKKGSSFFKRKSSKKEEKPKQDQESVEKEEKVEKINGKVEEKAKGKKKTGCWSWFFRSKKRSGEMRVEEAAESGQV, from the coding sequence ATGTCTCAAAACATCTATCAACCGCGTTTCAGAGGACCTCCTCCTCGCTGCGGTGGGCAGTACGGTCCCCCCGGTGAATACAATGGTCTCAGAAAAGCTTTTGAGAACTGCAGGAGGGAAAACCTTCGTCTACGAGAGAGCGAGTACCAACTGCGAAGTCGCCTAAACGGTCTTCTGGTAGAGAGGAGCAATTTATGTCATAAGGATGGGCTTGTAGCTCTTAGAGAAGAAATGGAGTCCAAATACAAGCAACtggagaaaagaaatgaaaagctagaagaagaaaacaaaatactaGAAGGGAAGCAGCTAGACTTGGATGACTTGAAGGAAAAGCTGTCAGACATGTACTCAAGaattaaagcagaaaatgagtACCAGCAATTTCTAAGGGAGAAACATTCAGAAGTCCAAAATTTGAAGGAGAAATGTCAAGACATGGAGGAAGAGAAGACaaaactggagaacaaaaataaagaattggaggaagagaagacaaaactggagaacaaaaataaagaattggaggaagagaagacaaaactggagaacaaaaataaagaattggaggaagagaagacaaaactggagaacaaaaataaagaattggaggaagagaagacaaaactggagaacaaaaataaagaattggaggaagagaagtcaaaactggagaacaaaaataaagaattggaggaagagaagacaaaactggagaacaaaaataaagaattggaggaagagaagacaaaactggagaacaaaaataaagaattggaggaagagaagacaaaactggagaacaaaaataaagaattggaggaagagaagacaaaactggagaacaaaaataaagaattggaggaagagaagacaaaactggagaacaaaaataaagaattggaggaagagaagacaaaactggagaacaaaaataaagaattggaggaagagaagacaaaactggagaacaaaaataaagaattggaggaagagaagacaaaactggagaacaaaaataaagaattggaggaagagaagacaaaactggagaacaaaaataaagaattggaggaagagaagacaaaactggagaacaaaaataaagaaattgagcaagagaagaaaaaactggaggacagaaataaagaatttgaggaagagaaggaaaagGTAGAAGACAAATATACAGCGCTTGAGCAGAAGCATAAAGAAGTCCAGGACAGGAGCACAGAAATGCTTCAGGAGAAGATCCAACACCtgcaaaaatatgaagagcTTGAGAGGATTCACAAAGAACTGCAAAGCAGAAACAGTGAAATCCAGGAGGAtcagaaaaagcagaaacaagAGGAGCTTGAACAAAAGGGCAAAGAAGAGGATGAAAAATTTGACAAACTGCAGGAAGATTTTGAGAAGATTCAAGCAGACAATGAAAACCTCAAAGAAAATAACACACAGGAGATTAAAAACGATGAGTTGCAGGTGcaagaaaagcaaaagaaaaaaggatcCAGCTTTTTCAAGAGGAAGTCaagcaagaaagaggaaaaaccaaaacaagacCAGGAAAGTgtagagaaagaagaaaaggtaGAAAAGATAAACGGCAAAGTAGAAGAAAAAGcgaaaggaaagaagaagacaGGCTGCTGGAGCTGGTTTTTCAGGAGTAAGAAACGTTCTGGTGAGATGAGAGTGGAAGAGGCTGCTGAGTCTGGACAAGTGTAG